The following nucleotide sequence is from Pseudonocardia abyssalis.
CGCGCACACAACGACATGGCTGGTGCGAGTCCTGGGCGACAGCCGGAAGCAAGTGATCTGCTCGGGTTGGCTGCCGAGGTACTGGGGCATCTGGCGGATCCCACCCGGCTGCACCTGCTGCGCCTGCTCGCCGGCGGCGAGCAGGACGTGAGCACGCTCACCACCCAGGTCGACGCGTCGCGGTCCTCGGTGTCGCAACACCTCGCGCGGCTGCGCCTGGCCGGCCTGGTTCACGCCCGCCGCGACGGGCGCCGGA
It contains:
- a CDS encoding ArsR/SmtB family transcription factor — encoded protein: MRAHNDMAGASPGRQPEASDLLGLAAEVLGHLADPTRLHLLRLLAGGEQDVSTLTTQVDASRSSVSQHLARLRLAGLVHARRDGRRMLYRIASDHLHDLVDEAYQFAGHLVHNIPHHHRTGL